One window of the Amycolatopsis mediterranei genome contains the following:
- the ptsP gene encoding phosphoenolpyruvate--protein phosphotransferase: MPEFDAASAGSDAASAGKSVSAVDAASAGSLTGVAVSPGRASGPVVRVAEPLGEPAATPTPADPAAEAARIAPAAAIVAGRLEKQAETATGEAATILITTAAMAADPALTAQAETLVKTQGLPAGRAVYQAAEGFAEALAAAGGYMAERVRDVRDVRDRLIAELLGIAPPGVPELAAPSVLVARDLAPADTAGLDPAKVLALVTEEGGPTSHTAILARALGIPAVVAVRGLLALDAQALAVDGDTGTVEIADPSAPVVTATVAQLAEWNGTGATADGHRVKVYGNVGSPADAQAAADAGAEGVGLFRTEFCYLDASDEPSVADQRAAYTAVLSPFRGKPVIVRTLDAGADKPLAFLSPEAEPNPALGVRGLRVAFDRPEVLDRQLEAIAGAAEDSGAEVSVMAPMVATVEEAAWFASRVRAAGIARAGVMIEIPAAALSAREILEAVDFVSVGTNDLAQYTFAADRQLGAVAKLNDPWQPALLRLLKLIGDAAKATGKPAGVCGEAAADPRLALVLAGLGLTSLSMNAPAVRAVGASLAAATLAECEALAEATLATTDPASARAAARP; this comes from the coding sequence ATGCCTGAGTTTGATGCCGCCTCCGCCGGGTCCGATGCCGCCTCCGCGGGAAAGAGTGTGTCGGCTGTCGATGCCGCCTCCGCGGGGTCCCTGACCGGGGTCGCCGTCAGCCCCGGCCGGGCGAGTGGTCCCGTCGTCCGGGTCGCGGAGCCGCTCGGCGAGCCCGCCGCGACCCCCACCCCGGCCGACCCGGCCGCCGAGGCCGCCCGGATCGCTCCCGCGGCCGCGATCGTCGCCGGCCGGCTGGAGAAGCAGGCCGAGACCGCCACCGGCGAGGCCGCGACCATTCTCATCACCACCGCGGCGATGGCGGCCGACCCGGCGCTCACCGCCCAGGCCGAAACGCTGGTCAAGACGCAGGGCTTGCCCGCCGGGCGCGCTGTCTACCAAGCCGCCGAAGGCTTCGCCGAAGCGCTGGCCGCGGCCGGCGGGTACATGGCCGAGCGCGTCCGCGACGTCCGCGACGTGCGCGACCGGCTGATCGCCGAGCTGCTCGGCATCGCGCCGCCGGGGGTGCCCGAGCTGGCGGCGCCGAGCGTCCTGGTCGCCCGCGACCTGGCCCCGGCCGACACCGCCGGCCTCGACCCGGCGAAGGTCCTCGCCCTGGTCACCGAAGAGGGCGGCCCCACCAGCCACACCGCGATCCTGGCGCGGGCGCTGGGCATCCCGGCCGTTGTCGCGGTGCGCGGGCTGCTCGCGCTGGACGCGCAAGCGCTTGCGGTCGACGGCGACACGGGCACGGTCGAGATCGCGGACCCGTCGGCCCCGGTCGTCACGGCGACGGTGGCCCAGCTCGCCGAGTGGAACGGCACGGGCGCAACGGCCGACGGCCACCGCGTGAAGGTCTACGGCAACGTCGGCTCCCCGGCCGACGCCCAGGCCGCCGCCGACGCGGGCGCCGAAGGGGTCGGCCTGTTCCGCACGGAGTTCTGCTACCTCGACGCCTCGGACGAGCCATCGGTCGCCGACCAGCGCGCGGCGTACACGGCGGTGCTTTCGCCGTTCCGCGGCAAGCCGGTGATCGTGCGGACCCTCGACGCGGGCGCCGACAAGCCTCTGGCGTTCCTGTCCCCGGAAGCCGAGCCGAACCCGGCGCTGGGCGTCCGCGGCCTGCGCGTGGCGTTCGACCGCCCCGAGGTGCTGGACCGCCAGCTCGAGGCCATCGCGGGCGCGGCCGAAGATTCCGGCGCCGAGGTGTCGGTGATGGCCCCGATGGTGGCCACGGTCGAGGAAGCGGCCTGGTTCGCGTCCCGGGTGCGGGCGGCGGGCATCGCCCGGGCGGGCGTGATGATCGAGATCCCGGCGGCGGCGCTGAGCGCCCGCGAGATCCTGGAAGCGGTGGACTTCGTCTCGGTGGGCACGAACGACCTGGCCCAGTACACGTTCGCGGCGGACCGCCAGCTGGGCGCGGTGGCCAAGCTCAACGACCCGTGGCAGCCGGCCCTCTTGCGCCTGCTGAAGCTGATCGGCGACGCGGCCAAGGCCACCGGCAAGCCGGCCGGCGTCTGCGGCGAAGCGGCAGCCGACCCGCGGTTGGCCCTGGTCCTGGCGGGCCTGGGCCTGACCAGCTTGTCGATGAACGCCCCGGCAGTCCGCGCGGTGGGAGCAAGCCTGGCGGCGGCAACCCTCGCGGAGTGCGAAGCCTTGGCGGAAGCAACCTTGGCCACAACGGACCCGGCATCAGCCCGCGCCGCGGCGCGCCCCTGA
- a CDS encoding ribokinase has product MNSDVLVVGSANADLVVAVDRRPGGGETVLAGDTVLSPGGKGANTAVAAGRLGADVALLGAVGDDPYGRLLLDSLRAAGVDTGLVRTSERPTGIAYITVTPDGENSILVSPGANSSLEPADVDAVFDGVEIMVVSLEVPLPTVEHAVARAAEKGVRVLLNLSPAAKLSPETLARLDVLLVNEHEAAWLTGPGADFRKLLDLGPRAAVVTLGAAGAVVVEAGSVSRVESPKVEAVDTTGAGDAFAGALAASLADGADLVSAAKRAVRVAAFSVTRHGAQPSYPTAADLGE; this is encoded by the coding sequence ATGAACTCCGACGTCCTCGTTGTGGGATCCGCCAATGCCGACCTCGTCGTCGCGGTGGATCGGCGGCCGGGCGGTGGGGAGACGGTGCTGGCCGGCGACACCGTGCTCTCGCCGGGCGGCAAGGGCGCCAACACGGCGGTCGCGGCGGGCCGGCTCGGCGCGGACGTCGCGCTGCTCGGGGCCGTCGGCGACGATCCCTACGGCAGGCTGCTGCTCGATTCGCTCCGCGCCGCCGGCGTCGACACCGGGCTCGTGCGCACCAGCGAACGGCCGACCGGCATCGCCTACATCACCGTCACCCCGGACGGCGAGAACTCGATCCTCGTCTCCCCCGGCGCCAACTCCAGCCTGGAGCCCGCCGATGTCGACGCCGTTTTCGACGGGGTGGAGATCATGGTCGTCTCCCTGGAGGTGCCGCTGCCGACCGTCGAGCACGCCGTCGCGCGGGCCGCCGAAAAGGGCGTGCGGGTGCTGCTGAACCTGTCGCCGGCGGCGAAGCTCTCCCCGGAGACGCTGGCCAGGCTCGACGTCCTGCTGGTCAACGAGCACGAGGCCGCCTGGCTCACCGGACCCGGCGCGGATTTCCGGAAGCTGCTCGACCTCGGGCCGCGCGCGGCCGTCGTCACGCTCGGCGCGGCCGGCGCCGTCGTCGTCGAAGCCGGGTCGGTGAGCCGCGTGGAGTCGCCGAAGGTCGAGGCCGTGGACACCACCGGAGCCGGGGACGCCTTCGCCGGCGCGCTCGCCGCGTCGCTCGCCGACGGTGCCGACCTGGTCTCCGCGGCGAAGCGAGCCGTGCGCGTCGCGGCGTTCAGCGTGACCCGGCATGGCGCGCAGCCGTCCTACCCCACCGCCGCCGACCTGGGGGAATGA
- a CDS encoding WXG100 family type VII secretion target: protein MAENSLIKTDAADDRKVWEGAGLVQDFLDAGAAVADGNWTEGLVDAAFGAGDIAELVADPIGTLASAAVGWAMEFFPWLREPLDWLTGDQTALENMVGTWENVGKELEKISTDLQDTVKKDSAAWEGASADAYRAFAEDRAATYAGVATGANAIAKLVDICKTILSVVRSIVRDLISDCVGKLISIACRFPGPALPVGMATEGTAEAVKTGSKCMEWIKKLLKAFKKAQELFHRISDIFRRVKGALKRGAESLPGPLKKVGKLIKDEPRDTRTFLEKVKDERPDRKRWKEIVSSDKPLGENLENVGKEFRSDVRKEFGEKFGENFGKEVWDDAKKEWRKESRKKKAEGLDDWAGGDDDDAPEKETTGRSPVFEQPGTQRISGSIE from the coding sequence TTGGCCGAAAACTCGCTGATCAAGACGGACGCAGCGGACGACCGCAAGGTTTGGGAGGGTGCCGGCCTCGTCCAGGACTTCCTGGACGCGGGCGCCGCCGTTGCCGACGGCAACTGGACCGAAGGCCTGGTTGACGCCGCGTTCGGTGCCGGCGACATCGCGGAACTCGTGGCGGATCCGATCGGGACACTCGCTTCGGCCGCCGTCGGCTGGGCGATGGAGTTCTTCCCGTGGCTGCGTGAGCCGCTCGACTGGCTCACGGGTGACCAGACCGCCCTGGAGAACATGGTCGGGACCTGGGAGAACGTCGGCAAGGAACTGGAGAAGATCAGCACCGACCTCCAGGACACCGTCAAGAAGGACAGCGCCGCCTGGGAAGGCGCCTCGGCCGACGCCTACCGTGCCTTCGCCGAAGATCGCGCGGCGACGTACGCGGGGGTCGCGACCGGCGCCAACGCGATCGCGAAGCTGGTCGACATCTGCAAGACGATCCTGAGCGTCGTGCGCTCGATCGTGCGCGACCTGATTTCCGATTGCGTCGGCAAGCTCATCAGCATCGCCTGCCGGTTCCCGGGCCCGGCCCTGCCGGTGGGCATGGCCACCGAGGGCACCGCGGAAGCCGTCAAGACCGGCAGCAAGTGCATGGAGTGGATCAAGAAGCTGCTGAAGGCCTTCAAGAAGGCGCAGGAGCTGTTCCACCGCATCAGCGACATCTTCCGGCGGGTCAAGGGTGCCCTGAAGCGCGGCGCGGAGAGCTTGCCCGGCCCGCTCAAGAAGGTCGGCAAGCTGATCAAGGACGAACCGCGCGACACCCGGACGTTCCTCGAAAAGGTCAAAGATGAACGGCCTGACCGGAAGCGGTGGAAGGAGATCGTCTCCTCGGACAAGCCGCTCGGGGAGAACCTCGAGAACGTCGGCAAGGAGTTCCGCAGCGACGTCCGGAAGGAGTTCGGCGAGAAGTTCGGGGAGAACTTCGGCAAGGAGGTCTGGGACGACGCCAAGAAGGAATGGCGCAAGGAGTCCCGGAAGAAGAAGGCCGAAGGGCTCGACGACTGGGCGGGCGGGGACGACGACGATGCCCCGGAGAAGGAGACCACCGGCCGGTCCCCAGTCTTCGAACAGCCGGGCACGCAGCGGATTTCGGGGTCGATCGAGTGA
- a CDS encoding YbaB/EbfC family nucleoid-associated protein, which produces MSNPEQLIADFEARMAKSRRKADRMVSEIEAVSVSERSKDGQIGVKVDHAGNLVGLEIGLGVRDKPDLAEEILRTVKSAQSKLAWAVQAGVTDPVGPEVMNQLVSRLEQAFPAPEPEGFAPPPAAPRDEGDRFVPEEERQLPTPPKSPEPPRAPRPSSDEGRDDDYFSDGDYLR; this is translated from the coding sequence GTGTCGAACCCTGAGCAGCTGATCGCGGACTTCGAAGCCCGGATGGCGAAGTCCCGGCGCAAAGCTGATCGGATGGTCAGCGAGATCGAAGCGGTCTCGGTTTCCGAGCGCAGCAAAGACGGCCAGATCGGGGTGAAGGTCGACCACGCCGGCAACCTCGTCGGCCTGGAGATCGGCCTGGGCGTACGGGACAAGCCCGACCTCGCCGAGGAGATCCTCCGCACCGTCAAGTCCGCCCAGAGCAAGCTCGCCTGGGCGGTACAGGCCGGAGTCACCGATCCGGTCGGCCCCGAAGTGATGAACCAGCTGGTCAGCCGGCTCGAGCAGGCCTTCCCGGCACCCGAACCGGAAGGGTTCGCCCCGCCGCCGGCCGCGCCGCGCGACGAGGGCGACCGGTTCGTGCCGGAAGAGGAGCGGCAGCTGCCCACGCCGCCGAAATCGCCGGAGCCGCCGCGCGCGCCGCGCCCGTCGTCCGACGAAGGCCGCGACGACGACTACTTCAGCGACGGCGACTACCTGCGCTGA
- a CDS encoding ESX secretion-associated protein EspG: MIFLPKAALLTAWEWERHGTPPAVLGADNLWLGDETRKRLDEKVLDVLASLRLATGGTLTREFRDVLRILAKGAHQFTAWLGDLEADESGAVLVSAAGPDALRLIRKDDTVRIDAVEPSRLAESLVDVLPPVPPARISPVSIPEARFSGRAVEDSYDLDDPTVDRGRDPLPWARRLMAARRTGLHQCYAVNRGIRSAPITAVDVAGTGRVLTYVYPGRERMVSFQPGTRGALTDVLYATLNGLGGGR, translated from the coding sequence GTGATCTTCCTGCCCAAGGCCGCTCTGCTCACCGCGTGGGAGTGGGAGCGACACGGCACACCGCCCGCGGTCCTGGGCGCCGACAACCTCTGGCTCGGCGACGAAACCCGCAAGCGGCTCGACGAGAAGGTCCTCGACGTCCTGGCGTCGCTCCGGCTCGCCACGGGCGGCACGTTGACGCGCGAATTCCGCGACGTCCTGCGCATCCTGGCGAAGGGCGCCCACCAGTTCACGGCGTGGCTGGGCGACCTCGAAGCGGACGAGTCAGGCGCGGTCCTCGTGTCGGCAGCCGGCCCCGACGCGCTCCGGCTCATCCGGAAGGACGACACGGTCCGGATCGACGCCGTGGAACCGTCGCGGCTCGCGGAGTCGCTGGTGGACGTGCTGCCGCCGGTGCCGCCCGCACGGATTTCGCCGGTCTCGATTCCGGAAGCGCGGTTCTCGGGCCGCGCCGTCGAAGATTCGTACGACCTCGACGACCCGACCGTCGACCGGGGCCGCGACCCGTTGCCGTGGGCGCGGCGGCTGATGGCGGCGCGGCGGACGGGGCTGCACCAGTGCTACGCCGTGAACCGGGGGATTCGCAGCGCGCCGATCACAGCGGTGGACGTCGCCGGGACCGGGCGGGTGCTGACGTATGTGTATCCGGGGCGCGAGCGGATGGTCAGCTTCCAGCCGGGGACCCGGGGTGCGCTGACCGATGTCCTGTACGCGACCCTGAACGGGTTAGGGGGAGGACGATGA
- a CDS encoding DUF3558 domain-containing protein, producing the protein MTSCTGKTPTNGTAGPASTSSSAELPNSGAPKVGNPLPAAALEGSPCDSALTSEQLTGYLGKPTAPKTSDTELGPTCDWASASGTAAGILVGYDTKSGQGLSLAYKNVKPKAKRWVDDLEPIQGYPAVGYVDAGTTDNRACVIVVGVADNLAYSVSLSIGDSAVQAGKDACQLGRGVADTVLTNLKARA; encoded by the coding sequence TTGACCTCGTGCACCGGCAAGACCCCGACGAACGGCACGGCCGGCCCCGCATCGACCAGCAGCAGCGCGGAACTGCCGAACAGCGGGGCACCGAAGGTGGGCAACCCGCTGCCGGCGGCCGCACTGGAGGGCAGCCCCTGCGATTCGGCTCTGACGTCCGAACAGCTCACGGGGTACCTCGGGAAACCGACCGCCCCGAAGACGAGCGACACCGAACTGGGCCCCACGTGCGACTGGGCCAGCGCCTCGGGAACGGCAGCCGGAATCCTGGTCGGGTACGACACCAAGTCCGGGCAAGGATTGAGCCTCGCCTACAAGAACGTGAAGCCGAAGGCCAAGCGCTGGGTGGACGACCTGGAACCGATCCAGGGTTATCCGGCGGTGGGCTACGTTGACGCCGGAACGACAGACAACCGTGCCTGCGTGATCGTCGTCGGCGTCGCGGACAACCTCGCCTACTCGGTCTCGCTCAGCATCGGCGACTCGGCGGTCCAGGCCGGCAAGGACGCCTGCCAGCTCGGGCGCGGGGTGGCCGACACGGTGCTGACCAACCTCAAGGCGCGGGCCTGA
- a CDS encoding TetR/AcrR family transcriptional regulator — MSHPTRRGRARAATEQDIRRTARKLLVEQGPEAVTLRAIARELGITAPALYRYYESRDDLVENLRLDVCADLADDLAEEIAELPDDGVLQLFAICKGFRRWALTHTKEFTLVFASPTGGVGSTSGSALSRVDEPFGRIFLAAAGRVLARHDIVLPSASGVPDELRDDLKTFQESLVAVLVESDQGVPVEKIDLGVTYLMIQFWARLYGHVTLEVFGNYPIPMSKPDVLFEAMLTDLAREIGLYSG, encoded by the coding sequence ATGAGCCACCCCACTCGAAGGGGTCGCGCGCGTGCGGCTACCGAACAGGACATCCGGCGGACCGCCCGGAAACTGCTCGTCGAGCAGGGGCCGGAGGCGGTCACCCTGCGCGCCATCGCACGGGAGCTGGGGATCACCGCGCCCGCGCTCTACCGGTACTACGAGTCCCGGGACGACCTCGTCGAGAACCTGCGGCTGGACGTCTGCGCCGACCTGGCCGACGACCTCGCCGAGGAGATCGCCGAGCTGCCGGACGACGGGGTGCTGCAGCTGTTCGCCATCTGCAAGGGCTTCCGGCGGTGGGCGCTCACCCACACGAAGGAATTCACGCTGGTCTTCGCGTCGCCGACCGGCGGCGTCGGGTCGACGTCGGGGAGTGCGCTGAGCCGGGTCGACGAGCCGTTCGGGCGGATCTTCCTCGCCGCCGCCGGGCGGGTGCTCGCCCGCCACGACATCGTCTTGCCCTCGGCCAGCGGCGTGCCCGACGAGCTGCGGGACGACCTGAAGACCTTCCAGGAGTCGCTGGTCGCCGTGCTCGTCGAGTCCGATCAGGGTGTGCCGGTGGAGAAGATCGACCTCGGCGTGACGTACCTGATGATCCAGTTCTGGGCCCGGCTCTACGGGCACGTCACGCTCGAGGTCTTCGGCAACTACCCGATCCCGATGTCCAAACCGGACGTCCTGTTCGAGGCGATGCTCACCGACCTCGCCCGGGAGATCGGGCTCTACTCCGGTTAG
- a CDS encoding SDR family oxidoreductase, which translates to MTLDGKVALVTGGSRGIGAATALRLAEDGADVALTYVNNAARAAEVVEQIKHLGRRALAIQADSADAAAVSAAVSATVAEFGRLDVLVNNAGVGFVGAFTETAIEDVDRVLAVNVRGVFAATQAAAGVLADGGRVITIGSCVTDRVPGPGMALYATSKAAMVGLTKALARELGPRGITVNLVHPGPTDTEMNPADGPYAADQRALTAFDRYGSPSEVAAAVSYLAAPASAYVTAAVLSVDGGHAA; encoded by the coding sequence ATGACCCTCGACGGCAAGGTGGCCCTGGTGACGGGCGGCAGCCGTGGCATCGGCGCGGCCACCGCACTGCGGCTCGCCGAGGACGGCGCCGACGTTGCGCTGACGTATGTGAACAACGCCGCGCGGGCGGCCGAGGTGGTCGAACAGATCAAGCACCTCGGCCGCCGCGCGCTGGCGATCCAGGCGGATTCGGCGGACGCGGCCGCGGTGTCGGCGGCGGTTTCGGCGACCGTCGCGGAGTTCGGCCGGCTCGACGTCCTGGTCAACAATGCGGGCGTCGGGTTCGTCGGCGCATTCACCGAGACCGCGATCGAGGACGTCGACCGCGTGCTGGCGGTGAACGTCCGCGGCGTGTTCGCCGCGACGCAGGCGGCGGCCGGTGTCCTGGCCGACGGCGGTCGCGTGATCACGATCGGCAGCTGCGTCACCGACCGCGTGCCCGGCCCGGGCATGGCGCTGTACGCGACGAGCAAGGCGGCGATGGTCGGCCTGACCAAGGCTTTGGCCCGCGAACTCGGCCCGCGCGGCATCACGGTGAACCTGGTCCACCCGGGTCCGACGGACACGGAGATGAACCCGGCCGACGGTCCGTATGCGGCCGACCAGCGCGCCCTGACGGCGTTCGACCGCTACGGGTCGCCGTCCGAGGTGGCCGCGGCGGTGTCGTACCTGGCGGCCCCGGCCAGCGCGTACGTGACGGCGGCGGTGCTCTCGGTGGATGGCGGCCACGCGGCCTAA
- the leuS gene encoding leucine--tRNA ligase, whose product MTEATGTDVPAHRYTAALAGQIEQRWQDHWADQGTFHAPNPVGPLAVEGQPVPSDKLFVQDMFPYPSGSGLHVGHPLGFISTDVFARYHRMIGRNVLHTMGFDAFGLPAEQYAVQTGQHPRKTTEENIRTYLRQIRRLGLGHDERRRISTIDPEYYRWTQWIFLQIFNSWYDTEAGKARPIAELEAAFADGSRPTPDGRDWAALSAVERKQVIDDHRLVYISEAPVNWCPGLGTVLSNEEVTADGRSERGNFPVFRRNLRQWMMRITAYADRLVDDLDLLDWPEKVKSMQRNWIGRSHGARVTFKTGDDAIEVFTTRPDTLFGATYMVLAPEHPLVDKLTTAAWPDGVDERWTGGAATPAEAIKEYRVAASRKSELDRQENKEKTGVFTGAYATNPVNDKQIPIFVADYVLMGYGTGAIMAVPGQDVRDWEFAEKFGLEIIRTVQPSEGFDGKAYTGDGPAINSSFLDGMDVAEAKKTIIDWLAEKGAGTGTVQYKLRDWLFSRQRYWGEPFPVVYDEDGEVHAVPESMLPIELPEVADYSPVTFDPEDRDSMPSSPLARATDWVEVELDLGDGPKTYRRDINTMPNWAGSCWYQLRYVDPTNSETFCAPENEQYWMGPRPGEYGADDTGGVDLYVGGVEHAVLHLLYSRFWHKVLFDLGHVTSKEPYRKLFNQGYIEAYAYTDARGVYVPAEQVEERDGKHFFNGEEVTQEYGKMGKSLKNVVTPDEMAENYGADTFRFYEMAMGPLAMSRPWATKDVVGAHRFLQRLWRLVVDESTGELRVSTEDASEADRKVLHKTIAGVREDYAEMRFNTAGAKLIELNNHVTKVYGGATSTPRELAEPLVLMLAPLAPHLAEELWHRLGHVDSLVQGPFPVVDEKYLVEDSVEYPIQVNGKVRSRVTVAASASTDEVQAAALADEKVAAMVGDGSPRKVIVVPGRLVNIVL is encoded by the coding sequence ATGACTGAGGCGACAGGGACTGACGTCCCGGCGCACCGCTACACGGCCGCGCTGGCGGGTCAGATCGAGCAGCGCTGGCAGGACCACTGGGCCGACCAGGGCACCTTCCACGCGCCCAACCCCGTCGGGCCGCTCGCCGTCGAGGGGCAGCCGGTACCCAGCGACAAGCTGTTCGTCCAGGACATGTTCCCGTACCCGTCGGGCTCCGGCCTGCACGTCGGGCACCCGCTGGGCTTCATCAGCACCGACGTCTTCGCCCGGTACCACCGGATGATCGGGCGCAACGTGCTGCACACGATGGGCTTCGACGCGTTCGGCCTGCCGGCCGAGCAGTACGCGGTCCAGACCGGGCAGCACCCGCGCAAGACGACCGAGGAGAACATCCGGACCTACCTGCGCCAGATCCGGCGCCTGGGCCTGGGCCACGACGAACGCCGTCGCATCTCCACGATCGACCCAGAGTACTACCGCTGGACGCAGTGGATCTTCCTGCAGATCTTCAACTCCTGGTACGACACGGAGGCGGGCAAGGCGCGGCCGATCGCCGAGCTGGAGGCCGCGTTCGCCGACGGCTCGCGTCCCACGCCGGACGGCCGTGACTGGGCGGCGCTGTCCGCCGTCGAACGGAAGCAGGTGATCGACGACCACCGGCTGGTGTACATCTCCGAAGCGCCGGTCAACTGGTGTCCGGGCCTGGGCACCGTGCTGTCGAACGAAGAGGTCACCGCCGACGGCCGCAGCGAGCGCGGCAACTTCCCCGTCTTCCGCCGCAACCTGCGGCAGTGGATGATGCGGATCACCGCGTACGCCGATCGCCTGGTCGACGACCTGGACCTGCTGGACTGGCCGGAAAAGGTCAAGTCCATGCAGCGGAACTGGATCGGCCGCTCGCACGGCGCCCGCGTCACGTTCAAGACCGGTGACGACGCGATCGAGGTCTTCACGACCCGGCCGGACACGCTGTTCGGCGCCACGTACATGGTGCTGGCGCCGGAGCACCCGCTGGTCGACAAGCTGACGACGGCCGCTTGGCCCGACGGCGTCGACGAGCGCTGGACCGGTGGGGCCGCGACGCCCGCCGAGGCGATCAAGGAGTACCGCGTCGCCGCGTCGCGGAAGTCCGAGCTGGACCGGCAGGAGAACAAGGAGAAGACCGGCGTCTTCACCGGCGCGTACGCGACGAACCCGGTCAACGACAAGCAGATCCCGATCTTCGTCGCCGACTACGTGCTGATGGGCTACGGCACCGGCGCGATCATGGCCGTCCCGGGCCAGGACGTCCGCGACTGGGAGTTCGCCGAGAAGTTCGGGCTGGAGATCATCCGGACCGTGCAGCCGTCCGAAGGGTTCGACGGCAAGGCGTACACGGGTGACGGCCCGGCGATCAACTCGAGCTTCCTGGACGGCATGGACGTCGCCGAAGCCAAGAAGACGATCATCGACTGGCTGGCCGAAAAGGGTGCCGGCACCGGGACCGTCCAGTACAAGCTGCGCGACTGGCTGTTCTCGCGCCAGCGCTACTGGGGCGAGCCGTTCCCGGTGGTCTACGACGAAGACGGCGAAGTCCACGCCGTCCCCGAGTCGATGCTGCCGATCGAGCTGCCCGAGGTCGCCGACTACTCGCCGGTGACGTTCGACCCCGAGGACCGCGACTCGATGCCGTCGTCCCCGCTGGCCCGCGCGACGGACTGGGTCGAGGTCGAGCTGGACCTGGGCGATGGCCCGAAGACCTACCGCCGCGACATCAACACGATGCCGAACTGGGCGGGTTCGTGCTGGTACCAGCTGCGCTACGTGGACCCGACGAACTCGGAAACGTTCTGCGCGCCGGAAAACGAGCAGTACTGGATGGGCCCGCGCCCCGGCGAGTACGGCGCGGACGACACCGGCGGCGTGGACCTGTACGTCGGCGGCGTCGAGCACGCGGTGCTGCACCTGCTGTATTCGCGGTTCTGGCACAAGGTGCTGTTCGACCTGGGCCACGTGACGTCCAAGGAGCCGTACCGGAAGCTGTTCAACCAGGGCTACATCGAGGCGTACGCGTACACCGACGCGCGCGGCGTCTACGTCCCGGCCGAGCAGGTCGAGGAGCGCGACGGGAAGCACTTCTTCAACGGCGAAGAGGTCACCCAGGAGTACGGCAAGATGGGCAAGAGCCTGAAGAACGTCGTCACGCCGGACGAGATGGCCGAGAACTACGGCGCCGACACGTTCCGCTTCTACGAGATGGCGATGGGCCCGCTGGCGATGTCGCGCCCCTGGGCGACCAAGGACGTCGTCGGGGCGCACCGGTTCCTGCAGCGGCTGTGGCGCCTGGTCGTCGACGAGTCGACCGGCGAGCTGCGGGTGTCCACTGAGGACGCTTCCGAGGCGGATCGCAAGGTGCTGCACAAGACCATCGCGGGCGTTCGCGAGGACTACGCGGAGATGCGGTTCAACACGGCCGGCGCGAAGCTGATCGAGTTGAACAACCACGTCACCAAGGTGTACGGCGGGGCCACGTCGACGCCGCGCGAGCTGGCCGAGCCGCTGGTGCTGATGCTGGCGCCGCTGGCCCCGCACCTGGCCGAAGAGCTGTGGCACCGGCTGGGCCACGTGGACTCGCTGGTGCAGGGCCCGTTCCCGGTGGTGGACGAGAAGTACCTGGTCGAGGACTCGGTCGAGTACCCGATCCAGGTCAACGGCAAGGTCCGCTCCCGGGTGACGGTCGCGGCTTCCGCGTCGACGGACGAGGTCCAGGCCGCCGCCCTGGCGGACGAGAAGGTCGCGGCAATGGTCGGCGACGGCTCGCCCCGCAAGGTGATCGTGGTGCCGGGGCGGCTGGTCAACATCGTCCTGTAG